The Petropleomorpha daqingensis genome includes a window with the following:
- a CDS encoding ROK family protein has protein sequence MTADRPGGGRWSVGLDIGGTKVLGVLLDGAAAVRATARGATRPGAAGVVAAAAEVVERLCAGAGLAPADLAGVGAGVPGLVDPATGRLSHAVNLGIAEEVEPAPMLAERLGGVPVVVENDLNVAAVGAARELGLSGDLAFLALGTGVAAGLLLGGELRRGARGAAGEIGHIPVDHAGPVCPCGQRGCLELYASGAAIDAAWPNRNGRPTAVDLFAAAENGDPTAVAVRDRFADAVAAAVRLLVLTCDVEHVVLGGGVAEVGEPLVDAVARSVRRQASGSAFLRSLALADRLQVVPREVPVAPIGAALLVRGLLPTGG, from the coding sequence ATGACCGCCGACCGACCCGGTGGGGGACGGTGGTCGGTCGGGCTGGACATCGGAGGCACCAAGGTGCTCGGCGTCCTCCTGGACGGCGCCGCGGCGGTGCGGGCCACGGCGCGGGGAGCCACCCGCCCGGGCGCGGCCGGTGTCGTGGCCGCGGCCGCCGAGGTGGTCGAGCGGCTGTGCGCCGGCGCCGGCCTCGCGCCCGCCGACCTGGCCGGCGTCGGGGCGGGCGTGCCCGGGCTGGTCGACCCGGCCACCGGCCGGCTCAGCCACGCCGTGAACCTCGGCATCGCCGAGGAGGTCGAGCCCGCGCCGATGCTCGCCGAGCGCCTGGGCGGGGTGCCCGTCGTCGTCGAGAACGACCTGAACGTCGCGGCCGTCGGTGCGGCGCGCGAGCTCGGGTTGTCCGGCGACCTGGCCTTCCTCGCGCTGGGCACCGGCGTCGCGGCCGGCCTGCTGCTCGGCGGCGAACTGCGCCGTGGCGCCCGCGGGGCGGCCGGCGAGATCGGGCACATCCCGGTCGACCACGCCGGGCCGGTGTGCCCGTGCGGCCAGCGCGGCTGCCTCGAGCTCTACGCCTCCGGGGCGGCGATCGACGCCGCCTGGCCCAACCGGAACGGCCGGCCGACGGCGGTGGACCTGTTCGCCGCGGCGGAGAACGGCGACCCCACGGCAGTGGCGGTGCGCGACCGGTTCGCCGACGCGGTCGCCGCGGCGGTGCGGCTGCTGGTGCTCACCTGCGACGTCGAGCACGTCGTCCTCGGCGGCGGGGTGGCCGAGGTGGGGGAGCCGCTGGTGGACGCCGTCGCGCGGTCGGTGCGGCGGCAGGCCTCGGGGTCGGCGTTCCTGCGCAGCCTGGCCCTGGCCGACCGCCTGCAGGTCGTCCCGCGGGAGGTGCCGGTCGCCCCGATCGGTGCCGCGCTGCTGGTCCGCGGGCTGCTGCCCACGGGAGGCTGA
- a CDS encoding carbohydrate ABC transporter permease — protein sequence MSTPVGKRGGTRRRLLGAVAVVVALIWVFPIYWMINSAFLPTNRLRTPEPTFFPFSGTLSNFRRVLTDSSFFDAFRVSLEVTGITVVVAILFAFVAALAISRFRFRGRKAFLITVLIVQMIPAEGLFISQYQVLDGWHLVNRVLGLSIVYTAAILPFTIWMLRGFVSGVPVELEEAAMVDGLSRTRAFFRITFPLLAPGLVAAGVYGFLQAWNEYTLALVVMTDPDQRTLPLWLQGLVEGNRATDWGLIMAGATVISIPVIVFFLFVQKRMSAGLVAGAVKG from the coding sequence GTGAGCACCCCGGTCGGCAAGCGGGGCGGTACCCGCCGGCGGCTGCTCGGGGCCGTGGCCGTCGTCGTCGCCCTGATCTGGGTCTTCCCGATCTACTGGATGATCAACAGCGCTTTCCTGCCGACCAACCGGCTGCGCACCCCCGAACCGACCTTTTTCCCCTTCTCCGGGACGCTGTCGAATTTCCGGCGGGTGCTCACCGACTCGTCATTCTTCGACGCTTTCCGCGTGTCCCTGGAGGTCACCGGGATCACCGTCGTCGTCGCCATTCTGTTCGCATTCGTCGCGGCTCTGGCGATCAGCCGTTTCCGATTCCGCGGGCGGAAGGCATTCCTCATCACCGTTCTGATCGTGCAGATGATCCCGGCCGAGGGCCTGTTCATCTCGCAGTACCAGGTGCTCGACGGCTGGCACCTGGTCAACCGGGTGCTCGGGCTGTCGATCGTCTACACCGCGGCGATCCTGCCGTTCACGATCTGGATGCTGCGCGGGTTCGTCAGCGGGGTGCCGGTGGAGCTGGAGGAGGCGGCCATGGTCGACGGCCTCTCCCGCACCCGGGCGTTCTTCCGGATCACCTTCCCGCTGCTCGCCCCGGGCCTGGTCGCCGCGGGTGTCTACGGGTTCCTGCAGGCCTGGAACGAGTACACGCTCGCCCTGGTGGTCATGACCGATCCCGACCAGCGCACCCTGCCGCTGTGGCTGCAGGGCCTGGTCGAGGGCAACCGGGCGACCGACTGGGGGTTGATCATGGCCGGGGCGACGGTCATCTCGATCCCCGTGATCGTGTTCTTCCTGTTCGTGCAGAAGCGGATGAGCGCGGGTCTGGTGGCCGGGGCGGTGAAGGGATGA
- a CDS encoding glycoside hydrolase family 3 protein codes for MSELDRLVNSCLLPGFAGRALPEWTVRALGEGLAGVCLYGANLPPEGGAADAVAGISASVRAAAADALVALDEEGGDVTRLEYRVGSSYPGNLALGIVDDEELTTAVATAIGADLRRAGVTVDLAPSVDVNSDPRNPVIGVRSFGADPGLVARHGAATVRGLQAAGAAATAKHFPGHGATTVDSHLGLPVVDVDEATFRRRDLPPFAAAVEAGVALVMTSHVVFPAVDDRPATLSRRLLVDVLRGELGFDGVVVTDALDMAGVRAAHGIPLAAALSLAAGADLLLLGAEDGEEHCAAIRRAVAEHVRDGRLPEARLHEAAGRVAALRERLTAVPAAPEGDRDVGLVAARRALVVRSVAPLEAPAVVVELRADANMAVGAARWSLADPLARRGLLAERVTADAGTAVEEVLARAEGRPLVVAVRDAYRRPEQAAWLRRLTALRPDAVTVAVGMPDDLALVPGPALATHGAARVCTEAAAEALTA; via the coding sequence ATGTCCGAACTCGACCGGCTGGTCAATTCCTGCCTGCTGCCCGGATTCGCCGGCCGCGCTCTCCCGGAATGGACCGTCCGCGCTCTGGGAGAAGGCCTGGCCGGGGTCTGCCTGTACGGCGCCAATCTGCCGCCGGAGGGCGGTGCGGCCGACGCCGTCGCCGGGATCAGCGCGTCGGTGCGGGCCGCCGCAGCCGACGCGCTGGTGGCCCTCGACGAGGAGGGCGGCGACGTCACCCGGCTCGAGTACCGGGTCGGCAGCAGCTACCCCGGCAACCTCGCGCTCGGGATCGTGGACGACGAGGAGCTCACCACCGCCGTGGCGACGGCGATCGGCGCCGACCTGCGCCGGGCGGGGGTGACCGTCGACCTCGCGCCGTCGGTGGACGTGAACAGCGACCCCCGCAACCCGGTGATCGGGGTCCGCTCGTTCGGCGCCGATCCCGGCCTGGTCGCCCGGCACGGGGCAGCGACCGTCCGCGGCCTGCAGGCAGCCGGGGCGGCCGCGACCGCCAAGCACTTCCCCGGCCACGGCGCGACCACCGTCGACTCGCACCTGGGCCTGCCGGTGGTCGACGTCGACGAGGCGACGTTCCGCCGCCGCGACCTGCCGCCCTTCGCCGCCGCCGTCGAGGCCGGGGTGGCGCTGGTCATGACCTCGCACGTCGTCTTCCCCGCCGTCGACGACCGGCCGGCGACGCTCAGCCGGCGGCTGCTGGTCGACGTGCTGCGCGGCGAGCTCGGCTTCGACGGCGTCGTCGTCACCGACGCGCTCGACATGGCGGGCGTGCGGGCGGCGCACGGCATCCCCCTGGCCGCGGCGCTGTCCCTGGCCGCCGGCGCCGATCTGCTGCTGCTCGGGGCCGAGGACGGCGAGGAGCACTGCGCGGCGATCCGGCGGGCGGTGGCCGAGCACGTCCGCGACGGGCGGCTCCCCGAGGCGCGGCTGCACGAGGCCGCCGGCCGGGTGGCCGCGCTGCGCGAGCGGCTCACCGCCGTCCCCGCCGCGCCGGAGGGCGACCGGGACGTCGGTCTGGTCGCCGCACGCCGGGCCCTGGTGGTTCGGAGCGTCGCCCCGCTCGAGGCCCCGGCCGTCGTCGTCGAGCTGCGGGCGGACGCGAACATGGCGGTGGGCGCGGCACGGTGGAGCCTGGCCGACCCGCTCGCCCGCCGGGGGCTGCTGGCCGAGCGCGTGACCGCCGACGCCGGCACGGCGGTCGAGGAGGTGCTGGCCCGGGCCGAGGGGCGCCCGCTGGTGGTCGCCGTCCGCGACGCCTACCGCCGGCCCGAGCAGGCCGCGTGGCTGCGGCGACTGACCGCGCTGCGGCCCGACGCGGTGACCGTCGCCGTGGGCATGCCCGACGACCTGGCGCTCGTCCCCGGACCGGCGCTGGCCACGCACGGCGCGGCGCGGGTCTGCACGGAGGCCGCGGCCGAGGCGCTCACCGCATGA
- the nagA gene encoding N-acetylglucosamine-6-phosphate deacetylase: MSTLLTGGRALDADGRADGRWVLLDGATIAATGTGEPPSADETVDLAGAWLTPGFVDLHVHGGGGHAFDDGPSAIRAGLAVHRAHGTTRSLVSLVAAPVERLESALAAIAELDDPLVLGAHLEGPFLAAARCGAHDPRHLRAPSPGDVDRLLAAGAPRMVTLAPELPGGLDAVRRLAGAGVTVAVGHTEADLTTTAAAFDAGARVLTHAFNAMPGLGHREPGPVGAAVRDEWVTIELILDGAHVHPVVAGLLMDGAPGRVALVSDAMAAAGGPDGGYRLGGQEITVHDGVAVLAGTTTLAGSTLTLDRALRNALRQGVDPVAAVTAVTATPARALGLGDRLGRLAPGYAADVVVLDDDWTVRAVWAAGVRVAATPA; encoded by the coding sequence ATGAGCACCCTGCTGACCGGCGGCCGCGCGCTCGACGCGGACGGGCGCGCCGACGGCCGCTGGGTGCTGCTCGACGGCGCCACGATCGCCGCGACCGGCACCGGCGAGCCGCCGTCCGCCGACGAGACCGTCGACCTCGCCGGCGCGTGGCTGACCCCGGGGTTCGTCGACCTGCACGTGCACGGCGGCGGCGGGCACGCCTTCGACGACGGCCCGTCCGCGATCCGGGCGGGGCTCGCCGTGCACCGCGCGCACGGCACCACCCGCTCGCTGGTCAGCCTGGTCGCGGCGCCGGTCGAGCGGCTGGAGAGCGCGCTCGCCGCGATCGCGGAGCTCGACGACCCGCTGGTCCTGGGCGCGCACCTGGAGGGCCCGTTCCTCGCGGCCGCCCGCTGCGGCGCGCACGACCCGCGCCACCTGCGCGCCCCATCCCCCGGAGACGTCGACCGCCTGCTCGCCGCCGGTGCCCCGCGCATGGTCACCCTGGCCCCCGAGCTGCCCGGTGGCCTCGACGCCGTCCGGCGGCTCGCCGGCGCGGGCGTCACGGTCGCCGTCGGGCACACCGAGGCGGACCTGACCACGACGGCCGCCGCCTTCGACGCCGGCGCGCGCGTGCTCACCCACGCGTTCAACGCGATGCCCGGGCTCGGGCACCGCGAGCCCGGCCCGGTGGGGGCCGCCGTGCGCGACGAGTGGGTGACGATCGAGCTGATCCTCGACGGCGCGCACGTCCACCCGGTGGTCGCCGGGCTGCTGATGGACGGCGCGCCCGGCCGGGTCGCCCTGGTCAGCGACGCGATGGCGGCCGCCGGCGGTCCGGACGGCGGCTACCGGCTGGGCGGGCAGGAGATCACCGTGCACGACGGGGTCGCCGTCCTCGCCGGGACGACGACGCTGGCCGGCTCCACGCTCACCCTCGACCGGGCGCTGCGCAACGCACTGCGTCAGGGGGTCGACCCGGTCGCCGCTGTCACCGCGGTGACCGCAACTCCCGCCCGTGCGCTCGGCCTCGGCGACCGGCTGGGCCGGCTCGCCCCGGGCTACGCCGCGGACGTCGTCGTCCTGGACGACGACTGGACTGTCCGCGCGGTGTGGGCCGCGGGCGTCAGGGTCGCTGCCACTCCGGCTTGA
- a CDS encoding ROK family transcriptional regulator, which translates to MTAIGETSRQRRLLRPTAKVLPEHARVHNRSMVLQHLFHSGPRSRADLARATGLTRVTISDLVGSLLDEGLVDELGSRAEGRPGKPATLVGLRTDAFQIVAVDLADDERMHGAVLDLSGTVLERRSAAVEGRTGAAAVDALLALCRELVAVATQPVIGVGVGSPGVIDPDGTVLQAPNRDWYDLPLAADLGAALRLPVHVGNDANTAALGEFTYGGASGGGLLVLTVGLGVGAGIVLDGALVQGHEHAAGEIGHVTAVDERDDLDGAPLGRPAPCACGRRGCLETVLSVPALRRRTEGLDAPAADAALAAVGRRLGIVLAPVVSALNLSEVVLSGPRELLDGPLREAALATLRERTMPVVSSSLQLRMTSLGEDGALSGAAVLVLSGQLGVT; encoded by the coding sequence ATGACGGCGATCGGGGAGACCTCGCGGCAGCGGCGCCTGCTGCGGCCGACCGCCAAGGTGCTGCCCGAGCACGCGCGGGTGCACAACCGGTCGATGGTGCTGCAGCACCTGTTCCACTCCGGTCCGCGGTCGCGGGCCGACCTGGCCCGGGCCACGGGACTGACCCGCGTCACGATCTCCGACCTGGTCGGCTCGCTGCTCGACGAGGGCCTGGTCGACGAGCTCGGCTCGCGGGCCGAGGGGCGCCCCGGCAAGCCGGCGACGCTGGTGGGACTGCGCACCGACGCCTTCCAGATCGTCGCGGTCGACCTCGCGGACGACGAGCGCATGCACGGCGCCGTCCTCGACCTCTCCGGCACCGTGCTCGAACGCCGGTCGGCCGCCGTCGAGGGGCGCACCGGCGCCGCCGCGGTCGACGCGCTGCTGGCCCTCTGCCGCGAGCTGGTCGCCGTGGCCACGCAGCCGGTGATCGGCGTCGGCGTCGGCTCGCCCGGCGTCATCGACCCGGACGGCACCGTGCTGCAGGCCCCCAACCGCGACTGGTACGACCTGCCGCTGGCCGCCGACCTCGGCGCCGCGCTCCGGCTGCCGGTGCACGTCGGAAACGACGCGAACACCGCCGCGCTGGGGGAGTTCACCTACGGCGGGGCCTCCGGCGGCGGGCTGCTGGTGCTCACCGTCGGCCTGGGCGTCGGCGCCGGGATCGTCCTCGACGGCGCGCTGGTGCAGGGCCACGAGCACGCCGCCGGCGAGATCGGCCACGTGACCGCCGTCGACGAGCGCGACGACCTCGACGGCGCCCCGCTCGGCCGGCCCGCGCCCTGCGCCTGCGGTCGCCGCGGCTGCCTCGAGACCGTGCTGTCGGTGCCGGCCCTGCGCCGCCGCACCGAGGGCCTGGACGCCCCGGCGGCCGACGCCGCGCTCGCCGCCGTCGGCCGCCGGTTGGGCATCGTGCTGGCGCCCGTCGTCAGCGCGCTGAACCTGTCCGAGGTCGTGCTGAGCGGACCTCGGGAGCTCCTGGACGGGCCACTGCGCGAGGCCGCGCTGGCCACCCTCCGGGAACGCACCATGCCGGTCGTCAGCAGCTCGCTGCAACTGCGGATGACCTCGCTCGGCGAGGACGGCGCCCTGTCCGGGGCCGCGGTCCTCGTGCTGTCCGGCCAGCTCGGGGTCACCTGA
- a CDS encoding carbohydrate ABC transporter permease, producing the protein MLAPPTPEATLVPPAPPRAPVVPASSTSARPRRRRLRGRTGPYLLLLPALVPIAVGLGYPLARQFVLSFQEYGLAQQFGRPAEWVGLDNYTKLLTDPYVWGVIGRSIAFCLVNAGLTMVVGVALAVLMTRVGRFARTTLQIGLLLAWGTPVLATMTVWQWLFDSQYGVVNWLLAEPLGFEGMRHHSWIIEPLSFYLLATLIVVWMSVPFVVFSVYAGLLQVPDETLEAAELDGAGAWQRLRYIALPLVRPVLLIVGLLQVIWDLRVFTQIYVLQRAGAPTRETHLLGTFIYSLSKEFGTAGAMATIMLAITLALTIVYIRRMLREEP; encoded by the coding sequence ATGCTCGCACCTCCCACTCCCGAGGCGACGCTGGTGCCCCCGGCGCCGCCGCGGGCACCAGTGGTCCCCGCCTCATCCACCTCGGCCCGACCGCGACGCCGGCGGTTGCGCGGGCGCACCGGTCCGTACCTGCTGCTCCTGCCGGCGCTCGTGCCGATCGCCGTCGGGCTCGGCTACCCCCTGGCGCGCCAGTTCGTCCTCTCGTTCCAGGAGTACGGGCTGGCCCAGCAGTTCGGGCGCCCGGCCGAGTGGGTGGGGCTGGACAACTACACGAAGCTGCTGACCGACCCGTACGTCTGGGGCGTCATCGGCCGCTCGATCGCGTTCTGCCTGGTCAACGCCGGTCTCACCATGGTCGTCGGGGTGGCGCTCGCCGTCCTGATGACCCGGGTGGGCCGGTTCGCCAGGACGACGCTGCAGATCGGGCTGCTGCTGGCCTGGGGGACGCCGGTGCTGGCCACGATGACCGTCTGGCAGTGGCTGTTCGACTCCCAGTACGGCGTGGTCAACTGGCTGCTCGCCGAGCCGCTCGGCTTCGAGGGCATGCGGCACCACTCGTGGATCATCGAGCCGCTGTCGTTCTACCTGCTGGCCACGCTGATCGTCGTCTGGATGAGCGTGCCGTTCGTCGTCTTCTCGGTCTACGCCGGGCTGCTGCAGGTGCCCGACGAGACCCTCGAGGCCGCGGAGCTCGACGGCGCCGGTGCCTGGCAGCGGCTGCGGTACATCGCGCTGCCGCTCGTGCGCCCCGTGCTGCTGATCGTCGGCCTGCTGCAGGTCATCTGGGACCTGCGGGTGTTCACCCAGATCTACGTGCTGCAGCGGGCCGGGGCGCCGACCCGTGAGACGCACCTGCTGGGCACCTTCATCTACTCCCTGTCCAAGGAGTTCGGCACGGCCGGAGCCATGGCCACGATCATGCTGGCGATCACGCTCGCCCTGACCATCGTCTACATCCGGCGCATGCTGCGGGAGGAGCCGTGA
- the nagB gene encoding glucosamine-6-phosphate deaminase, translating to MEVVLLPDAAAVGRLAAARVAAVVRRRPSAVLGLATGSSPEGIYAELARLVAAGELDLSGVRCFALDEYVGLPAQHPQSYASVLRRSVVEPLRLDPAQVRVPDGCAADLEAAAAEYERAIAAAGGVDLQILGIGANGHVGFNEPTSSFASRTRIKTLAPRTRADNARFFAGPDEVPTHCLTQGLGTILDARELVLVAQGEAKADAVAAAVEGPLSSMCPASALQLHPRASVLVDEAAGVRLRLADYYRHTYALKPEWQRP from the coding sequence GTGGAGGTCGTGCTGCTCCCGGACGCCGCGGCGGTCGGGCGGCTGGCGGCGGCGCGCGTGGCCGCCGTCGTCCGGCGCCGCCCGAGCGCGGTGCTCGGGCTGGCCACCGGGTCCTCGCCGGAAGGGATCTACGCCGAGCTGGCCCGGCTGGTGGCCGCCGGCGAGCTCGACCTCTCCGGCGTCCGCTGCTTCGCCCTCGACGAGTACGTGGGGCTCCCGGCCCAGCACCCGCAGAGCTACGCCTCGGTGCTGCGCCGCAGCGTCGTCGAGCCGCTGCGCCTCGACCCCGCGCAGGTGCGCGTGCCCGACGGGTGCGCCGCCGATCTGGAGGCGGCCGCGGCGGAGTACGAGCGCGCGATCGCCGCGGCCGGCGGCGTCGACCTCCAGATCCTCGGGATCGGCGCGAACGGCCACGTCGGGTTCAACGAGCCGACGTCGTCCTTCGCCTCGCGGACCCGGATCAAGACCCTCGCGCCGCGCACCCGGGCGGACAACGCCCGCTTCTTCGCCGGCCCCGACGAGGTGCCGACGCACTGCCTGACCCAGGGTCTGGGCACCATCCTCGACGCGCGGGAACTGGTGCTCGTCGCCCAGGGCGAGGCGAAGGCCGACGCCGTCGCGGCAGCCGTGGAGGGGCCGCTGTCGAGCATGTGCCCGGCCTCGGCGCTGCAGCTGCACCCGCGGGCGAGCGTGCTGGTCGACGAGGCGGCCGGCGTGCGGCTGCGGCTGGCCGACTACTACCGGCACACCTACGCGCTCAAGCCGGAGTGGCAGCGACCCTGA
- a CDS encoding DUF7144 family membrane protein gives MADVRRDEAAAPPRSETARSAYPTYAEDDFSGWAWFTGGLMGLVGVFQVIFGITALAHAATYSVPSSGLVIDASYTTWGWVHLLLGLAFLAAGGGLAFGQTWARIVGVALAVLSGLVMFTFLPAAPVAAALIIAIDVLLIWAIVVHGGEGRQGR, from the coding sequence ATGGCCGACGTCCGACGCGACGAGGCGGCCGCCCCGCCCCGCAGCGAGACAGCCCGTTCCGCCTACCCCACGTACGCCGAGGACGACTTCTCCGGATGGGCCTGGTTCACCGGGGGGCTGATGGGCCTGGTGGGGGTCTTCCAGGTCATCTTCGGCATCACCGCGCTGGCCCACGCCGCCACCTACTCCGTGCCCAGCAGCGGTCTCGTGATCGACGCGAGCTACACGACCTGGGGGTGGGTGCACCTGCTCCTCGGCCTCGCGTTCCTGGCCGCCGGTGGCGGACTGGCGTTCGGGCAGACGTGGGCCCGGATCGTCGGCGTCGCCCTGGCCGTGCTCAGCGGGCTCGTGATGTTCACGTTCCTGCCGGCCGCTCCGGTCGCCGCGGCCCTGATCATCGCCATCGACGTGCTCCTGATCTGGGCGATCGTGGTGCACGGCGGGGAGGGCCGGCAGGGCCGCTGA
- a CDS encoding extracellular solute-binding protein: MKRVRTGGLAAVGVGLLLAVAACGGGSQAAEGGDQTITLWLNGTDTPQELRDYLVTTFEAQNDGATLKIEQQDWNGLVPRLQTALASEDQTPDLVEIGNTQSPTFTYAGAFTDITDLVPDLGGDDLLPGFLDAGTADGKVYAVPYYSGARAVFYNKDMFAAAGVSVPTTLQEFTDVAVKLQQANPNGSGFWFPGQDWYNGTAWIYSAGGDLAVKDGDKWVGNLSSPESQEGLKQVQNLFTNATAAPRDADSADPWVAFNNGEAAMFSAPTWARWSIDLPACNKGVDPDDTSDAAKAALAEQQACNEQHTGVFALPGPTAGEPATVFAGGSNIAIPAKSQHQELARNLLKIIFSEDFQTMLAKNGLIPGNSQYASALGDDAYAQAALAAALNAKLTPAAEKWADVEGARILEDFFQQVASGADLAEASAKADDLITQTLN; this comes from the coding sequence ATGAAGAGGGTACGCACGGGAGGGCTCGCCGCCGTGGGCGTCGGCCTCCTGCTCGCCGTCGCCGCGTGCGGCGGCGGATCGCAGGCCGCGGAGGGCGGCGACCAGACCATCACGCTCTGGCTCAACGGCACCGACACGCCGCAGGAGTTGCGTGACTACCTGGTCACGACCTTCGAGGCGCAGAACGACGGCGCCACGCTGAAGATCGAGCAGCAGGACTGGAACGGCCTCGTCCCGCGCCTGCAGACCGCGCTCGCCTCGGAGGACCAGACCCCCGACCTGGTCGAGATCGGCAACACGCAGAGCCCGACGTTCACCTACGCCGGGGCGTTCACCGACATCACCGACCTGGTGCCGGACCTCGGCGGCGACGACCTGCTGCCCGGCTTCCTCGACGCCGGCACGGCCGACGGCAAGGTCTACGCGGTGCCCTACTACTCGGGTGCCCGCGCCGTCTTCTACAACAAGGACATGTTCGCCGCGGCCGGCGTCTCGGTGCCGACCACGCTGCAGGAGTTCACCGACGTCGCGGTCAAGCTGCAGCAGGCCAACCCCAACGGCAGCGGGTTCTGGTTCCCCGGCCAGGACTGGTACAACGGCACGGCCTGGATCTACAGCGCCGGGGGCGACCTCGCGGTGAAGGACGGCGACAAGTGGGTGGGCAACCTGTCCAGCCCCGAGTCGCAGGAGGGCCTCAAGCAGGTCCAGAACCTGTTCACCAACGCAACCGCCGCCCCGCGGGACGCCGACTCCGCCGACCCGTGGGTGGCGTTCAACAACGGCGAGGCGGCGATGTTCTCCGCGCCGACCTGGGCGCGCTGGAGCATCGACCTGCCCGCGTGCAACAAGGGCGTCGACCCGGACGACACGTCCGACGCCGCGAAGGCCGCGCTGGCCGAGCAGCAGGCGTGCAACGAGCAGCACACCGGCGTCTTCGCCCTGCCCGGGCCGACGGCCGGCGAGCCGGCCACGGTGTTCGCCGGTGGCTCGAACATCGCCATCCCGGCGAAGTCGCAGCACCAGGAGCTCGCGCGGAACCTCCTGAAGATCATCTTCAGCGAGGACTTCCAGACGATGCTGGCCAAGAACGGGCTCATCCCGGGCAACAGCCAGTACGCGTCGGCGCTCGGGGACGACGCCTACGCGCAGGCCGCGCTGGCCGCCGCCCTCAACGCCAAGCTGACCCCGGCGGCGGAGAAGTGGGCCGACGTCGAGGGCGCCCGGATCCTGGAGGACTTCTTCCAGCAGGTGGCGAGCGGTGCCGACCTGGCCGAGGCCTCGGCCAAGGCCGACGACCTGATCACCCAGACGCTCAACTGA
- a CDS encoding hemolysin family protein translates to MSNPWVVAALTVVIVALSAFFVAVEFAALAAKRHRLEEAAPGSRAARAALRNSSELTLLLAGSQLGITAATLALGAISKPAVHHWLTPLFETWGLPLVAADVAGFLLALLLVTFVHLVVGEMAPKSWAIAHPERSATLLALPMRVFMALFRPLLRALNAAANALVRRAGVEPVDEVAVGHSPDALRHLVEHSANVGALDAGFSAQISGALALERMTVRELVSPGARLAAVPDDAAVGAVREVTRRTGHLRILLGTRARLTGVVHVRDTLTAADDVPAAGFARPVFSLDGDTTVHAALKAMRETRNHLAVVSDGGAVLGVITLSDVLRRLFPEPDTTAA, encoded by the coding sequence ATGAGCAACCCCTGGGTCGTCGCGGCCCTCACCGTCGTGATCGTCGCGCTGAGCGCCTTCTTCGTCGCGGTGGAGTTCGCCGCGCTCGCCGCCAAGCGGCACCGGCTCGAGGAGGCCGCGCCCGGGAGCCGCGCGGCCCGCGCCGCCCTGCGCAACTCCTCGGAGCTGACCCTCCTGCTCGCCGGCTCGCAGCTGGGCATCACCGCGGCCACGCTGGCGCTCGGCGCGATCAGCAAGCCCGCCGTGCACCACTGGCTGACCCCGCTGTTCGAGACGTGGGGTCTGCCCCTGGTCGCCGCCGACGTCGCCGGGTTCCTCCTCGCGCTGCTGCTCGTGACCTTCGTGCACCTGGTCGTCGGGGAGATGGCCCCGAAGTCGTGGGCGATCGCCCACCCGGAACGCTCGGCCACGCTGCTCGCGCTGCCGATGCGGGTGTTCATGGCGCTGTTCCGGCCGCTGCTGCGCGCGCTGAACGCGGCCGCGAACGCCCTCGTCCGGCGGGCCGGGGTGGAACCGGTCGACGAGGTGGCCGTCGGGCACAGCCCGGACGCGCTGCGCCACCTGGTCGAGCACTCGGCGAACGTCGGCGCGCTCGACGCCGGCTTCTCGGCGCAGATCTCCGGTGCGCTCGCGCTGGAGCGGATGACCGTCCGCGAGCTCGTCTCCCCGGGGGCCCGGCTGGCCGCGGTTCCGGACGACGCGGCCGTCGGCGCCGTCCGCGAGGTGACCCGCCGCACCGGCCACCTGCGGATCCTGCTCGGGACGCGGGCGCGGCTGACCGGGGTGGTGCACGTGCGCGACACGCTCACCGCGGCCGACGACGTGCCGGCGGCCGGCTTCGCCCGGCCGGTGTTCTCCCTCGACGGCGACACCACCGTGCACGCCGCGCTCAAGGCGATGCGGGAGACCCGCAACCACCTGGCCGTCGTCTCCGACGGCGGCGCGGTGCTCGGCGTCATCACGCTGTCCGACGTGCTGCGCCGGCTGTTCCCCGAACCGGACACCACCGCGGCCTGA